The Candidatus Thermoplasmatota archaeon DNA window CGGAAAACGAGCCTGTAGTACTTGTGGTTCTTGAGCAACTCCTTCGAGATCTTGTCCACTGCGCTCAGTATGGCCTTGTAGTCGGTCGGGTCCTCCAAGTAGATTGTGTACGGGTCCTCCTCCACCTCGCCCATGCTCTTGGAGTAGGAGTCCACATACTTCACCAGACCCAGCTTCTCGTACTCCTCGTATCCGGAGACGACCGCACCCATCTCCTCCCTTATGTCGGAGGGCATCTTCTCCGTCGTCACCCATATCGTCGGGATGCCCTTCCTCAGGGCCTCGGCCATGAACCCGTTGGCAACGACCTCTTTTCCGACGAAAGGCGGACCGTAGATGAGGACGTTGGAACCGAACGGTATCCCGCCCAGGAGCAGGTCGTCGAGTCTCGGAGTTCCCGTCTTGACCTTCTCCACTTTGAACTCGAGCATCCTCTCCTCTTCGCGGGCGTCGATCTCCTCCTCTATCAGGCCCTGCTCGCGCAGGCGGAGCTCCTCCATCTTGGACTTCAGGTACTTCTCCTTGGCCCTGACCTCGTCCTCCTTTCTCGCGATCTCCACCTTGAGGGACTCGAGGCGGTCCTTCATCTCGTGCTCCTCGATGTTCATGGAGGACGCCTTCGCCTCCTCGACCTTCCTTCTCTCTGCCGACAGCCTCTTCTCTCGGTAGAGCAGGTCCTCCTCTCTCCTCAGGAGCTCCTCTTCCTTGTAGGACAGGGGCTCCTTGACCTTCTGGAGCTCGTCCTCCTTGTCCCTGAGCTCGTCCTTGAGCCTGTCGATCTCCTCCTCTCTGAGGAGGATTGACTTCTCCTTTGCCTGGAGGTCCTTCTCCTTGGCTATGAGGACCTCGTCTATCTCGTTCTCGGAAAGCTGTCGCAGATCCTGGCTGTCCTTACGTAGCTTCTCATCGATCCTGGAGGTCTGGATCTCTCCCTCGAGATGTATGATCTTCTTCCTCAGCTCGTCCTCTTTCTCAAGGAAGTCCTTCTCTTTCTCCCTCAGCTCGGCCTGAAGTCTCAGTTCCAGCTCGTGCTCGCCTGACTCGCCACCGGGAACGAGCTCTCCGTTCTGGACCGCCCGCTCGTACGCTTCGAGCTGGTCCTCCTTCGCCTTGATATCGGCTTCCCTCACCACGAGCGCCAGTTCCTTCTCCTTCAGGGCCTTCTTGTCCGCAGGCATCTCGTCCAGTTTTCCCTCCAGCTGGGCCTTCATGTTCTCCATCACCGTGCCCATCCTCTCGAGCTCGATCTGCAGTCTCTTCCTCTCCGCACCCTCCTCGGCCAGCTTCTTCTTGACGGCGGGACCTCCGCCGCGGACCATCTGCTCCTTCATGTACTTGACAACGGCAGATGTTCCCTTCTTCAGGTGGCTGATGTCCTCCTCCAGCTGCTTTCTCTTGCGGACCTCGGTCTGCAGGTTCTTGCTGAGCTCGGCTGTCTCTTCGATGAGCTTCATCGGGTCGAACTTCCCCGTACGGACTGCCTCCAGTTCCTTCTCTATGATCTTCTTCAGTTCATTGAGCTCGATGCTCATGCCGTCGACTTCGTCTTCCTTGCGCTTGATGTCATCCTCTCGATCGTTGAGGATCTGCTGTCTTTCAAGGAGCTCTCTGCTCTCAACGACATCCCCGACTGGGGCGGCTCCAGACTCTCCGAGCCAGGTTTCGAGCGCGTCCTCCTCTCCGGTCAGCCACTTGCGCAGGGCCCCCATAGTGTCATCCTCACCGTCGCTGGCCGCTTCGGCCGGCGCAGGGCTCTTCTGCTCGGGCGGATCGCCACCGAGCCAGACGCCGAGAGCGTCGTCCGAATCCCCGGACAACCAGTCGGTGAGGGCCTCTGGGTCCTTCTTGTCCTCCGCGGGTTCGGTGGGATCGAGGATGTTGTTCATGATCGTCTCCGCAAGCTTGTCCCCGATACCATTGATGGCGGAGAGGTCCTCCAGGGCGGCGGATTTCAGATCCTCCAGAGAGGAATAGCCATTATCGAACAGGATCTCGGCTTTCGATTCACCGACTCCCTTTATGTTCGAGAAAACCTTGACTGCGTCCTCCCTGGAAGGATCTTCGGGCGTACTTGGACTGGCAACGGATGGTTCAGGATTCGGCGCAGGATTCTCAGGGCCGGGATTCCCGGCCTTCTTCTCTGAGATGTCCTTGGATTGCGTCCCGCATATGGTACACTGATCCTGCGGGTTCAAAGGACCCCCGCACACGGCGCAGACACCCGCTTCTGCAGAATCCTTCTTGGGACTAGCCTTCTTCTTGTCTTCGCTTGCCAATCATGCACCTCTAGAGGCGTTATGGCGGCCGCTGGCTCGCCATTTGTTGTCGACATATTCTATATTAGGGCGACACTATAAATAACTTTCACAGAGGTTCTCCCAGCATGAACGCCAACATATAAATACGGAGAATATCATGGCAAAAACCGGAAGTCATCCTGGGTTCCCAGCCTTCGGCAAAAGGGTGGATGGGATAGTAATGGACAAGAAGATTCATCTGAAGATCGACAAGAATGACTCGTCAATCACGCTGAAGGACGTCCTTGACAAGATACAGGAGATCCAGAAGGAGAACCCGGAACTCGAGGTCTTTTTTGACGGCGATGAGTACGCCGTGTGCAGCCGACCGAGAAGGGAGGAGATCGGCTAGTCGACCTTCCCGAGGCTCAGCCTACCCTTGTCCAGTATGATCCTTCCGTCCACCTCGACCGTCGGATGGAGGACCGTTCCCGCGAAGTCGAACGTGCTGTCGTTATCCCCGCCCAGAGAGAGGTTGTCACCGATGCCTACGGAGACCGCTCCCAGAACGGTCTGGTCGTCGAAGTAGCCGATCATCTGGGCTTTCGGGTTGATCCCGATGCTGAAGCGGGCTATCCTGTCCTTCTCGCCCTTTCCAGGTTCCAGAAGGTTCCTGAACGCGTCCACGTTCTGCTTCGCCCCGTATGACCTCAGCTTCCCCTCGGCGAACGTCCATTCCAGGTCCTCTATCATCTTTCCCAGGGACGCCTGTGGACAGTCGAAGAGCACCCTCCCCTCGGCGCTGTCCTCTTGCGGGGCCACGGTCACGTAGCCAGTTGGCAGGTTCGTGAAGGGCCTGCCGCTCGCGACATCCTGATCGTCAACGACCCCGTCCTCTATGTGGACCCTCCGTCCCGCCATCTGGAAGCGCAGGTCCGTCCCGCTCTCCGAGCTTATCCGCACCTCCTTCGCCTGCGCGAGGATGTCCGCGATCCTCTTGCCCAGCTGGGACATCAGGTCGTAGTCGACATCGATGGCCTCGTTCACCGCGCGCTTCCAGTGCTCTATCGAGAAGCCGTACACGGATGCCCTCTCGGGAGTGATCAGGCCCAGCGTCACGAACGCTCCCCTGATGCTGCTGTCGATGACCTTCTTCTCCAGCGGCCTGTAGGCCTCCCTTATGGCCGCCATCTTGCTCGTGTCAACGTTGTGGAACATCTCGGGGTTCTCAGGGCCCGCCAGGGCGATGCTCACGGTGACCTCGTCCAGGGCCTTGAGCTGGTGCCTTGGCGTCTTTCTCAGGAACTCAACGGGGACCTCCGTGAGAGTCCTCTCATACAATTCATCCGTGTCCAGAGTGATGAGAGGGACGGCTCCGAGCTTCCTGCACTCCAAAGCCATCTCACTGGCCAGTTCTATCGTGTGGTGCCAGGTGTCGATCCAGACCATGTCGTCCTCTTTCACAGTGAGCGAGTTCCTCACGATTCTCTTGGCTATACTAGATAGGTCTCCTTCCTGCAAGGGGAACACCTCGGTGAGGAAAGCGATACCCAGGTCTGGTGACCCGGATAGTTTACACCCTCCAATCCTCGTAATACATATCGTGAAGGAGATATAAAAAGGATTTGTCTCAGAGAGCCAGTTGTTCGTTGTCGTGACTGAAGATCGGGCGCCCGCCCATCTCCCTGAGCGCGTCTAGGGAGGCTAGGGCCTCGACGGAGTTGTGGAGGACGCCGACTATGTTCCGCCTCTCGTAGTTCTCCTTCAGGGGCGCGATGTCCCCGCAGTAGACGTACCGCTTATCACCTTCGACTATCACGGACTGGTGCCCGGGAGTGTGTCCTGGTGTCTGCATCAGCGTCACGTCCTCCGTGAGCTCGTGAGTGCCGCTCACGGTCCTGAACCTAGACGCGTCGAAGAGGCTCTTGACGTACGCTCCCTTCTGGAACCTGTGGGGGTTCTCCGCGTAGGCGAGCTCTATCTCCTGGACGACGAACCTGGCGCCCTTGAAGAGACGGTTGTTGCCGCAGTGGTCCACGTGAAGATGCGTGTTGACGACGGTCGTGATATCCTCGGGGGACAGCCCGACCTTTCTCAGGCTCTTCTCGATGGTCATGGACCTGTCGGGCTTGAAGTACTTCACGATCTTCTCGGGCAGTTCGCCGATCCCCGTGTCCACGAGTATGCGGAGGTCCTCGGACTCGAGGAGCAGCGGCTTCAGGGCGGCCATGTACTTCTTGCCGTAGTAGGAGGTCTTCCCGTACACGAGCAGGCCGAGGTCGATCTCGAAACATCCATCGGAAAGCAGCACAACTCTCTTTGCGGTCGTTGGATCACCTTAGTACTTGTCGTATCTCAGGTCCAGGGTCGGGGCGGTCACGCCTGTTCCCTCCTCGACCACTCCGATGACCTTGGCGGGCGTGCTCCTGCATATGGACTCCACTATCGAGCCGGCGTCGTCGCTCCCGCAGATCAGAGCATACCCGAGTCCCATGTTGTACGTCTGGTACATCTCCTCGTCCTTTATCCCGCCCAGTTGCTGGAGGAGGCCGAAAACAGGCTGCGGCTCCATCGGGTCCGTAATCGTGTATTGCACACCGTCCTTCATGCGTATGAGGTTCCTCAGGCCGCCTCCGGTGATGTTCGCCATCCCTTTGATGCTGAACTCCTTGACCGCCGCCAGTATCTCGCGGACGTATATCCTCGTGGGCTCCAGGAGCTCCTCCCCGATCGTTCGGTCCAGTCCCTGGGGAGTGTCGCTCAGGCCGATTCCCGCTCCTGAGACAAGTTTCCTCGCAAGAGTGAGGCCGTTCGAGTGTATCCCGGAGCTGGCGAGGCCCACTATCGAGTCCCCGACCGCAATGTTCGAACCGGAGACCATCTTGTCTTTCTTGACGTACCCGAGGCAGGTTCCCGCCAGATCGAACCCCTTCACGACCTCTGGGAGCGTGGCAAACTCGCCGCCCACCAGAGAGAGGTTGGCGAGCTTCGCGCCCTCGTTCAGCCCGATGCCGATCTGCCTGGCCACTTCCTTGTCGTACCTCTCGACGGCGAAGTAGTCGACGAATGCGAGCGGCTCGGCCCCGACGCAGATCATGTCGTTGGCGCTCATCGCGATACAGTCTATGCCCACGGTGTCCCATTTCTCCAGGGCGGAGGCCACGATCATCTTCGTCCCGGTGCTGTCCGTGCACAATGACAGGTAGATGTCCCCGAAGTCGATGAGTCCGGTGAAGGACCCTGGGATGTCGCGCGACGCGCCGAGACCCTCCCTTCTGTACGTGAGCTGAGAGACCAGCGCCCTAATGGACTCGCCTTCAGCATCGATGTCGACGCCCGCCTCCTTGTACGTCTTCACCATCCGGCAGTGGTAAGGTCAGAGAGGTGAATAAGGCTTTGGTTCGAGCCCCGAATCTAAAGCTTTAATATGGACAGGGAA harbors:
- a CDS encoding aminopeptidase — its product is MQEGDLSSIAKRIVRNSLTVKEDDMVWIDTWHHTIELASEMALECRKLGAVPLITLDTDELYERTLTEVPVEFLRKTPRHQLKALDEVTVSIALAGPENPEMFHNVDTSKMAAIREAYRPLEKKVIDSSIRGAFVTLGLITPERASVYGFSIEHWKRAVNEAIDVDYDLMSQLGKRIADILAQAKEVRISSESGTDLRFQMAGRRVHIEDGVVDDQDVASGRPFTNLPTGYVTVAPQEDSAEGRVLFDCPQASLGKMIEDLEWTFAEGKLRSYGAKQNVDAFRNLLEPGKGEKDRIARFSIGINPKAQMIGYFDDQTVLGAVSVGIGDNLSLGGDNDSTFDFAGTVLHPTVEVDGRIILDKGRLSLGKVD
- a CDS encoding N-acyl homoserine lactonase family protein encodes the protein MLLSDGCFEIDLGLLVYGKTSYYGKKYMAALKPLLLESEDLRILVDTGIGELPEKIVKYFKPDRSMTIEKSLRKVGLSPEDITTVVNTHLHVDHCGNNRLFKGARFVVQEIELAYAENPHRFQKGAYVKSLFDASRFRTVSGTHELTEDVTLMQTPGHTPGHQSVIVEGDKRYVYCGDIAPLKENYERRNIVGVLHNSVEALASLDALREMGGRPIFSHDNEQLAL
- the purM gene encoding phosphoribosylformylglycinamidine cyclo-ligase, with protein sequence MVKTYKEAGVDIDAEGESIRALVSQLTYRREGLGASRDIPGSFTGLIDFGDIYLSLCTDSTGTKMIVASALEKWDTVGIDCIAMSANDMICVGAEPLAFVDYFAVERYDKEVARQIGIGLNEGAKLANLSLVGGEFATLPEVVKGFDLAGTCLGYVKKDKMVSGSNIAVGDSIVGLASSGIHSNGLTLARKLVSGAGIGLSDTPQGLDRTIGEELLEPTRIYVREILAAVKEFSIKGMANITGGGLRNLIRMKDGVQYTITDPMEPQPVFGLLQQLGGIKDEEMYQTYNMGLGYALICGSDDAGSIVESICRSTPAKVIGVVEEGTGVTAPTLDLRYDKY